The following coding sequences lie in one Bacteroidota bacterium genomic window:
- a CDS encoding manganese efflux pump, translating to MNLLDLILIAFSITSGVFALSLVANVQKCLTIFEKIRLTALFTFIPASLLWIGYWAGILFLAFMKWTNEWVFIALEIVIGIRMILRSLKTDPENLTYRYGDFKVVFVLAFALGLPAFVIGIGFAFTRIEINFFLIPMIVMGLILSIAGMIIGKRTGNYSLGNKAIFLGGILFVGLALKNGIELLGFI from the coding sequence TTGAATTTACTTGATCTTATATTAATTGCTTTTTCGATTACAAGTGGGGTGTTCGCTTTGTCGCTGGTTGCAAACGTTCAAAAATGTCTTACGATATTCGAAAAGATAAGATTAACTGCTTTATTCACTTTTATTCCTGCTTCATTATTATGGATTGGCTATTGGGCCGGGATTCTCTTTCTGGCATTTATGAAATGGACAAACGAATGGGTCTTTATTGCTCTAGAAATAGTCATCGGTATTAGAATGATCTTAAGATCATTGAAAACAGATCCTGAAAATCTTACCTATCGATATGGGGATTTTAAGGTTGTTTTTGTATTAGCATTTGCTTTGGGTTTACCGGCTTTCGTTATCGGGATTGGTTTCGCCTTTACACGGATAGAAATAAACTTCTTTTTAATTCCTATGATTGTTATGGGATTAATTTTAAGTATTGCAGGAATGATTATCGGAAAACGAACCGGAAATTATTCTCTGGGTAATAAAGCAATATTTTTAGGAGGTATATTGTTTGTTGGTTTAGCACTCAAAAACGGCATCGAATTACTTGGATTTATTTAA
- a CDS encoding dihydrodipicolinate synthase family protein yields the protein MLMIALNGIFPPLPTAFDTNENLLTVKMMDNISRLNQFDLAGFLLLGSNGELVMLTEEEKIKVYKDCRKAIPTSKLMIAGTGGQSTLETIRLTKAAGDAGADAALILNPFYYKGLMTTEALKKHYFTVADASNIPVIIYNMPGNSGLDMGADAIAKFAEHPNIIGLKDSGGNLTKMADIKRMVNPDFQILAGSAGFLFPALCIGAIGGILASANIAPQECIDIYKHFNNGEHEKALALQLKMIPVNTAVTSGLGIPALKTAMDFLGLYGGTSRQPIQPLDEKQKLFVEQLMTNNEINHF from the coding sequence ATGCTTATGATTGCCTTGAATGGGATTTTCCCACCCTTACCTACCGCATTTGATACAAACGAAAACCTTTTGACTGTCAAAATGATGGATAACATTTCGCGTCTTAATCAATTTGATTTGGCGGGGTTTTTATTGTTGGGCTCAAATGGTGAGCTCGTGATGTTAACTGAAGAAGAAAAAATAAAAGTCTACAAAGATTGCAGGAAAGCCATACCCACTTCAAAATTGATGATTGCCGGAACCGGTGGGCAATCAACTTTGGAAACGATCAGGCTAACAAAAGCAGCCGGAGATGCCGGTGCAGACGCGGCTCTTATATTAAATCCGTTTTATTACAAAGGGTTAATGACAACTGAGGCACTTAAGAAGCATTATTTTACCGTTGCAGATGCTTCAAACATTCCTGTGATTATCTATAATATGCCCGGAAACAGTGGGTTGGATATGGGTGCAGACGCAATTGCAAAGTTTGCAGAACATCCCAATATAATTGGGCTAAAAGACTCTGGCGGTAACCTTACCAAAATGGCAGACATAAAGCGAATGGTAAACCCCGATTTTCAGATTTTAGCGGGTTCAGCCGGATTCTTGTTCCCGGCACTTTGTATTGGAGCCATCGGTGGAATATTGGCTTCGGCAAACATTGCACCACAAGAATGCATTGACATCTACAAACATTTCAATAATGGGGAGCATGAAAAAGCATTGGCACTGCAACTGAAAATGATTCCTGTAAATACTGCTGTTACGAGTGGCCTGGGTATTCCGGCCTTAAAAACTGCCATGGATTTTCTGGGACTTTACGGAGGAACTTCCAGACAACCAATCCAGCCGCTAGACGAAAAACAAAAACTATTTGTTGAACAGTTAATGACCAATAACGAAATCAATCACTTTTAA
- a CDS encoding alanine--glyoxylate aminotransferase family protein, which translates to MKRRKLLMIPGPIEFEPEVLRALGAPTTSHVAANFIETFGNALDMMKKVWNSPTGQPFIIAGSGTLAMDLAGANLIEHGDKALVISTGYFGERFADLLKRYGAQVTILKAPIGQVVSETEIENALKKDKYKLLTFTHVDTSTAVKVNPEPIGKLGQKYNVLTILDGVCSVAGEEIKQDEWGIDVVLTASQKAIGVPPGLALLVVSEKAMNLWKMRKTPVANYYADWSNWLPIMNAYADRKPSYFGTPAVNLVAALEVSLKIILEEGMDARIKRHEKIAQAFREAFKSLGLKMIPQNNTFCANTLSAPYYPEGIDGASLLKEIANAGVILAGGLLPEIKGKYFRIGHMGSVNQGDVLATIGAIEASLQKCGHQAEQGIAVRAALKVLNS; encoded by the coding sequence ATGAAACGCAGAAAATTATTAATGATCCCAGGCCCTATTGAATTTGAACCCGAAGTTTTACGTGCTCTTGGTGCACCAACAACAAGCCATGTAGCAGCTAATTTTATTGAAACTTTCGGCAATGCACTGGACATGATGAAAAAGGTTTGGAATAGCCCTACAGGACAACCATTCATTATTGCAGGCTCTGGAACTCTGGCAATGGATTTGGCCGGAGCTAATTTGATAGAACATGGAGATAAGGCACTGGTTATTTCTACCGGATATTTTGGTGAGCGATTTGCAGATTTATTAAAAAGGTATGGAGCTCAGGTAACGATACTAAAAGCACCAATTGGCCAGGTTGTTTCTGAAACCGAAATTGAAAATGCACTTAAAAAGGACAAATATAAATTACTCACCTTTACGCATGTTGATACATCCACTGCTGTAAAAGTTAATCCGGAGCCTATCGGTAAACTAGGGCAAAAATATAATGTTCTGACTATTTTAGATGGTGTTTGTTCAGTTGCCGGAGAAGAAATAAAACAAGATGAATGGGGAATTGATGTGGTGCTTACTGCTTCGCAAAAGGCAATTGGGGTACCTCCCGGTCTAGCTTTATTGGTCGTTTCAGAAAAGGCAATGAATCTTTGGAAAATGAGAAAAACACCGGTTGCCAATTATTATGCAGATTGGTCAAATTGGTTGCCAATTATGAATGCCTATGCAGATCGAAAACCATCTTACTTTGGTACACCGGCTGTTAATCTTGTGGCTGCTTTAGAAGTAAGTTTAAAAATAATTTTAGAAGAAGGTATGGATGCTCGAATTAAGCGGCATGAAAAAATAGCTCAGGCATTCAGGGAGGCATTCAAATCACTTGGACTTAAAATGATTCCACAAAATAATACTTTTTGTGCAAATACTTTATCGGCTCCATATTATCCTGAAGGAATTGATGGTGCCTCTTTACTTAAAGAAATTGCAAATGCTGGTGTAATTCTGGCCGGAGGTTTATTGCCTGAAATTAAAGGTAAATATTTTCGAATTGGCCATATGGGTTCGGTAAACCAAGGAGATGTACTCGCAACCATTGGAGCCATTGAAGCTTCCCTTCAAAAATGTGGTCATCAAGCTGAACAGGGGATTGCAGTTCGTGCAGCTTTAAAGGTTTTAAATAGCTGA
- a CDS encoding tryptophanase encodes MELPFAESYKIKMIESIRKSTREEREEWIKAAKYNLFNLRSDQVFIDLLTDSGTGAMSDKQWAEMMLGDESYAGASSFFKMKSAIKNILGFDHFLPTHQGRAAENVLFSAMVKTGDLVPGNTHFDTTKGHIEFRKATAVDCTIDEAFDPSVIHPFKGNIDLRKLEAVLSSNPSERIPAIIVTITCNSSGGQPVSMENLKEVYKLATRYKIPVFFDSARFSENAYFIKTREKGYADKSIKQIVKEMFSYADGMTMSSKKDAIVNMGGFVAFKDVELYKKASVYNIMFEGYLTYGGMSGRDMNALAQGLDEGTEFAYLETRIGQVAYLGQKLLDHGVPVLVPFGGHAIFIDAKEFLSNIPKEEYIAQSLAVEIFIEGGVRAVEIGTIMADRDPISRENRYPELELIRLAIPRRVYTNNHMDYVAATIINVFERRDQIKRGYKIVSEAPILRHFTVELEKKLTSQ; translated from the coding sequence ATGGAATTACCATTTGCAGAATCATATAAAATTAAAATGATCGAATCGATCAGAAAAAGTACACGAGAAGAACGAGAGGAATGGATTAAGGCAGCAAAATACAATCTTTTTAATTTAAGGAGTGATCAGGTTTTTATTGATCTTCTGACAGACTCCGGTACCGGAGCAATGAGCGATAAACAATGGGCCGAGATGATGCTGGGCGATGAAAGTTATGCGGGAGCTTCTTCTTTTTTTAAAATGAAAAGTGCAATCAAAAACATTCTGGGCTTTGATCATTTTTTACCAACCCATCAGGGTAGGGCTGCTGAAAATGTTTTGTTTTCGGCTATGGTGAAAACAGGCGATTTAGTACCAGGAAATACACACTTCGATACAACCAAAGGTCACATTGAATTTAGAAAAGCAACTGCGGTTGATTGCACTATTGATGAAGCTTTTGATCCATCAGTAATACATCCCTTCAAAGGGAATATTGATCTTCGAAAACTAGAAGCCGTATTGAGTAGCAATCCAAGTGAGCGAATTCCTGCAATTATTGTAACGATTACATGCAACTCTTCAGGCGGACAACCTGTCAGTATGGAGAATTTAAAGGAAGTTTATAAACTCGCCACAAGATATAAAATACCCGTATTTTTTGATTCAGCGCGTTTTTCCGAAAATGCCTACTTCATAAAAACCCGGGAAAAAGGCTATGCTGATAAATCTATCAAGCAAATTGTAAAAGAGATGTTTTCATATGCTGATGGGATGACCATGAGCAGTAAAAAGGATGCCATCGTTAATATGGGCGGATTTGTGGCTTTTAAAGACGTTGAGCTTTACAAAAAGGCTTCGGTATATAATATCATGTTTGAAGGTTATTTGACTTATGGGGGCATGTCAGGACGTGATATGAATGCATTGGCTCAAGGCTTGGATGAAGGTACTGAATTTGCTTATTTAGAAACCCGTATTGGTCAAGTTGCATATCTAGGTCAAAAACTCCTTGATCATGGTGTTCCGGTATTGGTTCCATTTGGTGGACACGCTATTTTTATTGATGCAAAAGAATTCCTCTCAAATATTCCTAAAGAAGAATATATCGCTCAATCGCTCGCAGTTGAAATTTTTATTGAAGGAGGTGTCAGGGCTGTTGAAATTGGAACCATCATGGCCGATCGTGATCCCATCAGTCGCGAAAACAGGTACCCCGAATTGGAATTAATTAGATTAGCGATACCGCGAAGGGTGTATACCAACAATCATATGGATTATGTGGCAGCTACCATCATCAATGTTTTTGAAAGGAGAGATCAGATTAAAAGAGGTTATAAAATTGTTTCTGAAGCACCAATATTAAGACACTTTACGGTTGAGCTTGAAAAAAAATTAACTTCTCAATGA
- a CDS encoding 6-carboxytetrahydropterin synthase, whose protein sequence is MNKKIRITKEFRFEMAHSLPNHKGLCKNIHGHSYTLSVTIIGEPNPKQDQADAGMVMDFSDLKAIVKGTIINKFDHALVIHKDVANSLMDELKHNFDKIIPVDYQPTSEQLLIDFANSILSQFPINVKLFSLKLRETATSVAEWYADDN, encoded by the coding sequence ATGAATAAAAAGATAAGAATCACAAAAGAGTTTAGGTTTGAGATGGCTCATTCTCTTCCAAACCATAAAGGCTTATGTAAAAATATACATGGTCATTCATATACGCTTAGTGTAACAATTATTGGTGAGCCAAATCCAAAGCAAGACCAAGCAGATGCAGGTATGGTAATGGACTTTAGCGATTTAAAGGCCATTGTAAAAGGAACGATCATAAATAAGTTTGATCATGCATTGGTAATTCATAAAGATGTTGCAAATTCATTGATGGACGAACTGAAACACAATTTCGATAAAATAATCCCGGTCGATTATCAGCCAACAAGTGAACAATTGCTCATTGACTTTGCCAATTCGATCTTATCCCAATTTCCCATAAACGTAAAACTATTTAGTTTAAAACTGCGTGAAACAGCTACTTCCGTTGCCGAATGGTATGCTGATGATAATTAA
- a CDS encoding GAF domain-containing protein — protein MDKTKKRNRYNRVYAQLNELLKDSTDPVANQSTIIAVLHHKFDYFFWTGYYRLIEGELIVGPYQGSVACIHLMKDKGVCWAAINSGKTVIVPDVHDFSSHIACDSRSKSEIVIPIKNKKGEIICVMDVDSKELNSFDEADAEGLEKIIELIYK, from the coding sequence ATGGATAAAACTAAAAAACGAAACAGATATAATCGTGTTTATGCTCAACTTAATGAATTGTTAAAAGACAGCACTGATCCTGTTGCCAACCAATCAACGATTATAGCTGTTTTACATCATAAATTTGATTATTTTTTCTGGACCGGCTATTATCGACTTATTGAAGGGGAATTAATTGTTGGTCCATACCAAGGTTCAGTTGCCTGCATTCATTTAATGAAAGATAAAGGGGTTTGTTGGGCCGCAATTAATTCTGGTAAAACCGTGATTGTTCCGGATGTGCATGATTTTTCCAGCCATATTGCTTGTGATTCAAGATCAAAGTCAGAAATAGTTATTCCTATTAAAAATAAAAAGGGTGAGATAATATGCGTGATGGATGTTGATAGTAAGGAATTAAATTCTTTTGATGAGGCAGATGCTGAAGGACTTGAAAAAATCATTGAATTAATTTATAAATAA
- the dnaK gene encoding molecular chaperone DnaK — translation MGKIIGIDLGTTNSCVAVMEGNEPVVIPNSEGRRTTPSIVAFTENGERKVGDPAKRQAITNPTKTISSIKRFMGETFDRVTKEIQRMPYKVIKGDNNTPRVQIDERKYTPQEISAIILQKMKKTAEDYLGQTVTEAVITVPAYFSDSQRQATKEAGEIAGLIVKRIINEPTAAALAYGLDKKHSDVKIAVFDLGGGTFDISILELGDGVFEVKSTNGDTHLGGDDFDQKIIDWLADEFKKDENIDLRKDPMALQRLKEAAEKAKIELSSSTETEINLPYIMPVDGVPKHLVRKLTRSTFNQLTDDLVQATLAPCKSALKDAGLQPADIDDVLLVGGSTRIPAIQELVKKFFGKEPSKGVNPDEVVAVGAAIQGGVLTGEVKDVLLLDVTPLSLGIETLGGVMTKLIEANTTIPTKKSEVFSTAADNQTTVEIHILQGERPMANQNKSIGRFHLDGIPPAQRGVPQVEVTFDIDSNGILNVGAKDKATGKSQNIRIEASSGLSDDEIKRMRDEAAANADQDKKQKEEIDKLNSADALVFQTEKQLKEYGDKLPADKKGLIESAVVELKEAHKNKNIPAVDAAMEKLNAIWQTASEEMYKNTQSNPAQEAQPNADTNAGPQGGSSKDDEVTDVDFEEVNDKK, via the coding sequence ATGGGAAAAATAATTGGAATTGACCTTGGAACTACAAACTCTTGCGTTGCCGTTATGGAAGGTAACGAGCCGGTTGTAATTCCGAACAGCGAAGGTAGAAGAACTACGCCTTCAATAGTCGCATTTACAGAAAACGGGGAACGTAAAGTTGGTGATCCTGCAAAAAGACAGGCGATTACCAATCCTACAAAAACCATTTCATCAATCAAAAGATTTATGGGTGAAACCTTTGATCGGGTAACAAAAGAAATTCAAAGGATGCCCTATAAAGTCATTAAAGGTGACAACAACACTCCTCGGGTGCAAATTGATGAACGAAAATATACTCCACAGGAGATATCAGCAATTATTCTTCAAAAAATGAAGAAAACCGCAGAAGATTATCTTGGGCAAACAGTAACAGAAGCTGTTATTACAGTTCCGGCTTATTTTAGTGATTCGCAACGACAAGCTACAAAGGAAGCCGGGGAGATCGCCGGTTTAATCGTAAAAAGAATAATAAATGAGCCTACTGCTGCTGCTTTGGCTTACGGTCTTGACAAAAAACATTCAGATGTTAAAATTGCAGTTTTCGACCTTGGAGGTGGTACATTCGATATTTCTATTCTTGAATTAGGTGATGGTGTATTTGAAGTGAAGTCTACCAACGGAGATACCCATTTAGGGGGGGATGACTTTGATCAAAAAATCATTGATTGGTTAGCTGATGAATTTAAAAAAGATGAAAATATTGATCTGAGAAAAGATCCTATGGCTCTTCAACGTTTAAAGGAAGCTGCCGAAAAAGCTAAAATTGAACTTTCATCTTCTACCGAAACCGAAATAAATTTACCATATATCATGCCTGTAGATGGCGTGCCAAAACACCTTGTCCGTAAACTTACTCGGTCAACTTTCAACCAGTTGACCGACGATCTTGTTCAGGCAACTTTAGCTCCTTGTAAATCAGCTTTAAAGGATGCAGGTTTACAACCAGCTGATATTGATGACGTTTTATTAGTTGGCGGTTCAACTAGAATTCCTGCAATTCAAGAACTCGTTAAAAAGTTTTTTGGAAAAGAACCTTCAAAAGGTGTAAATCCCGACGAGGTTGTTGCAGTAGGTGCAGCTATTCAAGGAGGTGTTTTAACCGGTGAAGTGAAAGATGTTTTATTATTAGACGTTACTCCTTTATCATTAGGGATTGAAACCCTTGGCGGTGTGATGACTAAATTGATTGAAGCAAATACAACCATTCCAACCAAAAAGTCGGAAGTATTTTCAACAGCGGCCGATAATCAAACAACGGTTGAAATTCATATATTGCAAGGTGAGCGACCAATGGCTAATCAAAACAAGAGCATCGGCAGATTCCATTTAGATGGGATTCCACCAGCTCAAAGGGGTGTTCCACAGGTAGAAGTTACATTTGATATTGATTCAAATGGTATCTTAAATGTTGGCGCGAAAGATAAAGCTACCGGTAAATCTCAAAATATTCGTATTGAAGCCTCTTCCGGATTAAGTGATGATGAAATTAAAAGAATGAGAGATGAAGCAGCCGCAAATGCTGATCAGGACAAAAAACAAAAGGAAGAAATCGACAAACTAAATAGTGCTGACGCTTTGGTTTTCCAAACCGAGAAACAGTTAAAAGAGTATGGCGACAAACTTCCTGCTGATAAAAAAGGATTGATTGAAAGTGCTGTTGTGGAATTAAAAGAAGCGCATAAAAATAAAAACATCCCTGCAGTTGACGCTGCAATGGAAAAACTGAATGCCATTTGGCAAACAGCTAGTGAGGAAATGTACAAAAACACTCAAAGTAATCCTGCACAGGAAGCACAACCAAATGCAGATACAAATGCCGGCCCGCAAGGCGGATCATCAAAAGACGATGAAGTTACTGATGTTGATTTTGAAGAGGTGAATGATAAAAAGTAA
- a CDS encoding bifunctional enoyl-CoA hydratase/phosphate acetyltransferase has product MIKHLSEIVELAKNKRTRKIVVASAGDEHVLEAIRNARAEGIIEPILVGDERNIRDLSKKINFDLEGIRVINIEDKEQAAIMAVSLIKNGEAEILMKGLVSTGILMKCVLDKDNGLRKGSTLSHVALFETPFYHKLLGVTDAAMNVSPDLEKKIAIIENAIQVFHGLGNPNPKVAIVGSVETVNPKMEATMHAATISMMNYRKQIKGCIIDGPLAIDNAVSKKASELKNITSDVAGDVDLILGPDIDGANILYKTLSFLGGASAAAVIMGATVPIVLTSRADSERSKFLSIALAAAIA; this is encoded by the coding sequence ATGATTAAGCATTTATCAGAAATTGTAGAATTAGCAAAAAATAAAAGAACGAGAAAAATTGTAGTTGCTTCAGCAGGAGATGAGCATGTTTTGGAAGCAATTCGCAATGCGCGAGCTGAAGGAATCATTGAGCCCATTTTAGTAGGTGATGAAAGAAATATAAGGGATCTATCAAAAAAAATTAATTTTGATCTGGAAGGAATTAGGGTAATTAATATTGAAGACAAAGAGCAAGCAGCAATCATGGCTGTTTCCCTGATTAAAAACGGTGAAGCGGAAATTTTAATGAAAGGACTGGTTAGCACCGGAATATTAATGAAATGCGTTCTTGACAAAGACAACGGATTACGTAAAGGAAGTACATTAAGCCACGTTGCCCTTTTTGAGACCCCATTTTATCACAAATTATTAGGAGTAACCGATGCAGCCATGAATGTATCGCCAGATTTGGAAAAGAAAATTGCCATAATAGAGAATGCAATTCAAGTATTTCACGGTTTAGGCAATCCAAATCCGAAAGTCGCTATTGTTGGGTCTGTTGAAACTGTAAATCCAAAAATGGAAGCTACCATGCATGCAGCAACCATTTCAATGATGAATTACCGAAAGCAGATTAAAGGCTGTATTATTGATGGGCCCTTGGCTATTGACAATGCAGTATCTAAAAAAGCTTCAGAACTTAAAAATATAACCAGTGATGTTGCCGGCGATGTTGATTTGATTTTAGGACCCGATATTGATGGTGCAAATATCTTATACAAAACCTTAAGTTTCCTTGGTGGTGCCAGTGCAGCTGCGGTTATTATGGGAGCAACTGTTCCAATTGTTTTGACTTCTCGTGCCGATTCAGAAAGAAGTAAGTTTTTATCCATTGCTTTAGCAGCAGCAATCGCATAA
- the buk gene encoding butyrate kinase yields the protein MEEIRILAINPGSTSTKIAVYHNEDPIFVKNIKHSSEELAKYEKVVDQLSFRKQLIIDELNEAEISDNHVKAIVGRGGLVKPIPSGVYEVNDAMVADLINSPMGEHASNLGGLIARDIASSLPDAKAYITDPVVVDELAEVARITGHPDFQRKSIFHALNQKAVARQHAQQILKKYEDLNLIVAHLGGGITVGAHKRGLVIDVNQGLDGEGPFSPERSGTLPVGDLVKACFSGRYTEKELKKMITGNGGLVAYLNTNNAYEVEQRVKAGDKYAKLIYSAMAYQVAKSIGAMSAVLKGDVDGILITGGIAHDKWFTKQIIDHVERLAPVYVYPGEDEMKALALNALRVLKGEIVPKIY from the coding sequence ATGGAAGAAATTAGAATATTAGCAATTAATCCTGGCTCTACTTCAACAAAAATTGCGGTCTATCATAATGAAGATCCGATTTTTGTTAAGAATATTAAGCATAGCAGTGAAGAGCTTGCTAAATATGAAAAAGTTGTCGACCAACTTTCTTTTCGTAAACAGTTAATAATTGATGAATTAAACGAGGCTGAGATTTCGGATAATCATGTAAAGGCCATTGTAGGACGTGGAGGTTTAGTGAAACCCATTCCATCAGGAGTATATGAAGTTAATGACGCAATGGTTGCCGATTTAATTAATAGTCCGATGGGGGAACATGCAAGTAACCTGGGAGGCCTTATTGCCAGAGATATTGCTTCAAGTTTACCTGATGCAAAAGCTTACATTACCGATCCGGTTGTTGTTGATGAGCTCGCTGAGGTAGCACGAATAACTGGCCATCCTGATTTTCAAAGAAAATCTATCTTTCATGCCTTAAATCAAAAAGCAGTTGCCCGTCAGCATGCACAACAAATTCTAAAAAAATACGAAGACCTGAATTTAATCGTTGCCCACCTTGGTGGTGGAATAACAGTAGGTGCGCATAAAAGAGGCTTGGTTATTGATGTAAATCAAGGTTTAGATGGTGAAGGCCCTTTTTCTCCGGAAAGAAGTGGAACTTTGCCAGTTGGTGATTTGGTTAAAGCTTGTTTTAGCGGCAGGTACACAGAAAAAGAACTGAAAAAAATGATTACCGGAAACGGGGGGCTTGTTGCTTATTTAAATACAAATAATGCCTATGAGGTTGAGCAAAGAGTAAAAGCAGGTGACAAATATGCTAAACTGATTTACTCGGCTATGGCTTATCAAGTGGCAAAATCAATAGGAGCCATGTCGGCTGTGCTTAAAGGTGATGTTGATGGGATTTTAATTACCGGTGGTATTGCCCACGACAAATGGTTCACAAAGCAAATTATTGATCATGTTGAACGGTTAGCGCCTGTTTATGTTTATCCGGGAGAAGATGAGATGAAAGCGCTTGCCTTAAACGCATTAAGAGTGCTTAAAGGAGAGATAGTCCCCAAAATTTATTAA